In Nicotiana tabacum cultivar K326 chromosome 11, ASM71507v2, whole genome shotgun sequence, a single window of DNA contains:
- the LOC142166397 gene encoding protein TIC 20-I, chloroplastic-like isoform X2: MILNGCSLSLSKSYGSASSSSSLLLSSKVVTSCVRRSPAPHRYYPTSCSKGFSFLDLSSASSPLFSGEYGGLSHAVPQLPRRSQFSLAPRASKDVPYSYRFPAMTTKPKWWWRTLACLPYLMPLHETWMYAETAYHLHPFLEDLEFLTYPFLGAIGRLPSWFLMAYFFVAYLGVVRRKEWPHFFRFHVVMGMLLEIALQVIGTISRWMPLAVYWGKVGMHFWTAVAFAYLFTVLECIRCALAGMYADIPFVCDAAYIQIPYD, from the exons ATGATCCTAAATGGGTGCTCCTTAAGCCTCTCCAAGTCCTATGGATCTGCATCATCAAGCAGTTCACTGCTGCTGTCTTCTAAGGTTGTAACCTCATGTGTTAGACGTTCACCAGCACCTCATCGGTACTATCCGACATCCTGCTCCAAAG GATTCAGCTTCCTTGATCTTTCTTCTGCATCATCACCTCTTTTCAGTGGTGAATATGGTGGCCTTTCGCACGCTGTACCCCAGTTACCAAGGCGAAGCCAATTTTCCCTTGCCCCTAGAGCGTCAAAAGATGTCCCGTATAGTTACAGATTCCCTGCGATGACCACAAAGCCAAAGTGGTGGTGGAGAACCTTAGCATGCCTCCCTTATTTGATGCCTCTTCACGAGACTTGGATGTATGCTGAGACGGCATATCATCTCCACCCCTTTTTGGAAGATCTTGAGTTTCTGACATACCCTTTCCTGGGAGCAATTGGAAGATTACCAAGCTGGTTTCTAATGGCATACTTCTTTGTTGCTTATCTTGGTGTAGTGAGGAGAAAGGAATGGCCTCATTTCTTTAGATTCCATGTGGTGATGGGGATGCTTCTTGAGATTGCCCTGCAGGTTATCGGGACTATAAGCCGTTGGATGCCACttgctgtgtactggggcaaagTTGGCATGCATTTTTGGACTGCCGTCGCATTTGCCTATCTGTTCACTGTTTTAGAGTGCATAAGATGCGCCCTCGCAGGGATGTATGCAGACATTCCATTTGTCTGTGATGCAGCTTATATTCAAATACCTTATGATTAA
- the LOC142166397 gene encoding protein TIC 20-I, chloroplastic-like isoform X1: MILNGCSLSLSKSYGSASSSSSLLLSSKVVTSCVRRSPAPHRYYPTSCSKDQCAKLEYCKKIRGQKLYGFSFLDLSSASSPLFSGEYGGLSHAVPQLPRRSQFSLAPRASKDVPYSYRFPAMTTKPKWWWRTLACLPYLMPLHETWMYAETAYHLHPFLEDLEFLTYPFLGAIGRLPSWFLMAYFFVAYLGVVRRKEWPHFFRFHVVMGMLLEIALQVIGTISRWMPLAVYWGKVGMHFWTAVAFAYLFTVLECIRCALAGMYADIPFVCDAAYIQIPYD; the protein is encoded by the exons ATGATCCTAAATGGGTGCTCCTTAAGCCTCTCCAAGTCCTATGGATCTGCATCATCAAGCAGTTCACTGCTGCTGTCTTCTAAGGTTGTAACCTCATGTGTTAGACGTTCACCAGCACCTCATCGGTACTATCCGACATCCTGCTCCAAAG ACCAATGTGCGAAGCTGGAATACTGTAAAAAAATTAGAGGACAAAAGTTGTATG GATTCAGCTTCCTTGATCTTTCTTCTGCATCATCACCTCTTTTCAGTGGTGAATATGGTGGCCTTTCGCACGCTGTACCCCAGTTACCAAGGCGAAGCCAATTTTCCCTTGCCCCTAGAGCGTCAAAAGATGTCCCGTATAGTTACAGATTCCCTGCGATGACCACAAAGCCAAAGTGGTGGTGGAGAACCTTAGCATGCCTCCCTTATTTGATGCCTCTTCACGAGACTTGGATGTATGCTGAGACGGCATATCATCTCCACCCCTTTTTGGAAGATCTTGAGTTTCTGACATACCCTTTCCTGGGAGCAATTGGAAGATTACCAAGCTGGTTTCTAATGGCATACTTCTTTGTTGCTTATCTTGGTGTAGTGAGGAGAAAGGAATGGCCTCATTTCTTTAGATTCCATGTGGTGATGGGGATGCTTCTTGAGATTGCCCTGCAGGTTATCGGGACTATAAGCCGTTGGATGCCACttgctgtgtactggggcaaagTTGGCATGCATTTTTGGACTGCCGTCGCATTTGCCTATCTGTTCACTGTTTTAGAGTGCATAAGATGCGCCCTCGCAGGGATGTATGCAGACATTCCATTTGTCTGTGATGCAGCTTATATTCAAATACCTTATGATTAA